DNA sequence from the Glycine soja cultivar W05 chromosome 18, ASM419377v2, whole genome shotgun sequence genome:
ttttatctcaaaaaagaaaatcaccgTTCCACAGATAGTGAATTTACACAAAAACTCAGCTCAAACAAGTTCCTAAAGTGACAATCTTTATACTTACTTTAAAAATACTACACTGATTAATACGGTTGTCAACTATGTAACAAGTATTACATTGGAAGCTTAGGTGACTTAATTTatgccttttgtttttcaaatttgatattgGTTGAAAATAATAAGCACATTTACATAGTGATTAAAcccttatattaattataagtttAAACACTCTCAAAAAATGTTTTTGGCTagaataatttcataatttttttttctgacatCACGTTAAATGAAGGAGTCAAATCAACATAAATACGAGGATTTATTCAAGATTGTTAACTTTATTGTAAAACCTACGAATTATTGTTGTTTAAAGAGCTAATAATAATTGTATTTATATGTTGGGTAGTGAAAGTTTGACCTTAAATATAACCTTGAATGTTGAATGTTTGTTGATGACTCCCCCGCCccttttctttggataagatgtttttttttttatatacatcttTTAACGATTAGAAAATGTTAAGTTTATTATTGAGGAAGAATATaaccaaatattaaaaaaattgaacaaacataaaaattaatttaggagCATAAGTTGTGATTGAGAtctgattttaattaatatatttaataattcaaaaatcattttaaattaaataatgttaatccacacataaattaataatccaGCATTTGTTAGACCCTTACATATGACTTTGTTTCCTTTACATATACGACAAGTCAGCCAAGTAACTTATCTCATAAAGATAGGAAAAATTACATTGAAATCAATATGAATAACAAGGGTAGAACCCCTCTTCCCCTATTACTCTGTTTAAGCCAATCTTGCTATCTTCATTTTAGTTTCCTGCTTTTCGTCACCTTTTAGTCTATGATGAAAATGTGCACATCAGCAGACTcattgtatttatatatttaacagATGCTAATATATTGTCCAAATCATGCATtaggattttgatttttttttgtatgcaatGATTTCCTTGAGGTTTGAACCTATGATATAATACATATTATCTAAACACCCACCACTAAGTTAACCCTAGTGGTTCATACATCTGAATTTTGAATGATCAAGGAAAAATTGGGtattatgattttcttttttctatttctcaATGACCATCAGAATCCGTGTCTGCCACGGATGCAAGAAAACTTGCAAAggaagcttaaaggagaaagaagatagAGAAAACTGAAATTAGCATAGAATGAGAATTAGCTTACAAGAGAGTGGGTTATTACAGTTTATACAGTCGGTTACAAGAGTAACAAACTTGTAACTAATTAAGCTAACTAAACTAACTTTAGTAACAAAGTAATCAATCTGAATTAACCATTATCAAACTATATCTATGCTAAGAATGGCCAAAGAAATTCCTTACATTTTCATGGCTCCCTCCTCCTCATTCCCACATATGTTTATATGACTGTATTCTCTTCCTCATCTTCGTAATTAAAAGGCAGGGGTACTGATTTGAATGCTCGATAGTTGCCGACATTGTTCAAGTGCTCATTCTCCAACCTGTTCAGTGTTCACATAGAAACAACCAAGTAGCAATAACTAGATAAATATTGGGAATATAATGAACTGAATTGCAAAGCATTATGAAGTTTTACTTTTGCAAAGGTTATACTGTTAATTTAGTTGTCATTACTTTCTTTCTACCTAACCGTAGATTAAGAATGCCACAAGTGGTCCATGTTGTTCTTTATTTGATTGTAAGTAGAGCTGGATCTGGTGTATCATTAGGGATTTGTCTTTTCTGTTGATTCCTCCAGATTGGGTAAAAAATGTTTCTTGAATGAGTTATTCAATTCCAaggatgaataaaaaaatcacacctTATACTATATTGATTGTAAGACAAAATTATGAAGTAATTCAATTTCCTTTATTCTTCAAAATTATGAATGCATTGTTATCTAGGAGAAATTTTCCTGTTAGCAAACTCTTTGCAGAGGAAATAGTTAATAACAGTATAACACTATGATATAACAGTAGAATGAATTTTTAGATATTACTTCAGCACAACCAGAAGTGTAGTTGTTggataagataaaatattagGAACCACTCATTCAGAGTCAACAAACATGCTAACATATTATGGAAAAAGATTCTGGCTAGTTTGCATTTCCTATTTTAGAACATTGAGCTTGGATTACCCAATTCAACCGGTTCTAAGGCATCCAAGATATATCAGAATTCATGTATAAACCTAATGTTTTGTTAGTGAAAGTGAATTAGACTTCAGTCATAAATCATGATCAAGATCAGCATGCACTTCCATTCACATTCACATTCTGCTAAATGCTAGTAAGGTTATTGAATTAAGCACAACAAAGTATACCTGAAAAAATTCCATATGCCACGGCGAAGGATCTCCAAGCAAGTTACTAGAGCAGTCAAAGCTGTTCTATGCAGGATAGGAGTTTCCCTAATGCCTAAAACAGATTGCATCCATGCAAGTCGCAGTATAACATTCAACACCTAAAAGTCATTCATATTTGCAATAGTCAGCAATAACCAACACAAGAAGTAAAGAATGCAAATACTTGCAACTTAATAATAACTTACCATAGCaacaaaatatacatttttgtttggtacAGAGAGTTTTTCTCTCAACCATGGATTTCTTGAATTCCTTCTCAGCAAACCCCAATCTATGACAATATCCCAATATGTATTAACAATCGTTGCAATGCCTGAAGAAGTTGCAGCTAGAATTTTCCAAACCATTCCTCTTTGGAACTCATTGGTAGTCCTCAAGACAAGTGCTACTACTGTTGAGATGTATTTTAGCCCATTGAGCCCATGCATTGTATTTCTTTCTTCAAGCAAGCGTCGAAAGCACTTGAAATAATAAGTATCATGTTAAATTCACTTCAATTAcaatacaatgattaaaattggaaaatttttaacatatacTTCATGCACCCCTCAATGTGATGAGATTTTAAGCAAACCTAAAAACATGGAAGGGGAATTTACCAGAAAAGAAACTCCtgctaaaaatattttccatgaAGGAAAACTTTTGTACGACATTTTTGTAACTGATATCAAATTACATAAGTTGGTAGCAAGAGTTAACATTTGTAATCTTCTCAAAGTGAAAATAAAGAGTTAATCTACAATTTGGTCCCGGAAAGTTTTCATCCATGCAAATTAGTCTTTTTAAGGATGAAATTGTTTAGTTGATAACTTGCTAGGGTACATGTGTTAGAAAGTTGACCCTTTTAGGGACCAATTTGTACAGACATGTATTTTTCGGGACCCAAGCAACATAAATTGCCACTTTTGGAGACCAAATTCTATATTAACTAAGAACTGAATGATGTTGTGTATGCTAATCAGGTGCATACCTGAAGACAACGGATCCAGAATGGAATAATAGCTACAATTAAGTAAAATGCTTTGTAGACATCACTTTTGAGGCAGTTGTTTGATCTGGTCTTGAAGTTTCCCCAGAAATAGTAGCAAACATAGAATTCCAAACTTCTAAAGGCCTGCACCTGAACCCAAAAGAAGAGCAGTattgttttaaaagaaaattacaacAAATTGACCACCTAAGGTTCTAACTAATAGACGATCCAAATATGATAAATCAGAACAAGAAGATCTTGTGGTTTATTATTCTATTACAGAAGTGCGATTTGCTAGAAGGAGAATAGAGGTAAGAGCAGATGCAAGCTTAAGCAAAAGTTATGCAAATTCAGCCTCAATAATACGAGATTACACATAATGAGTTAGTAGTGAGCAATGCTCAGATTTAGTATAAGGTAAACTTTTAAACCTGGCTGGTAAGCTGGTCTGCCAAGAAATTTTCTGGGAAATTGACCTGAAAGGTAAGCAATCTAGATTACTATCTTAGTAAAATTTTGAACAAAACAAGGACACAAGTGCCTTCTTGGAATTCTCTCTTTCTTTACCTTGTAAAGAGGAGCACAAACACAATGAAATGCACACTGAATAAGGAAGAAGCGGCTGGATTTATATATGATGTTGAAGGGACAAAATGTTATGAGCAGCAGAACCTGTAATACAAATTCATTAGCTTATAGTCATATATGTCCTTGGTCGAACAAAAAGGGCCGTGAAATGAAAACATCAATAGTCTGTGCTTAGGCAGAATGTTTAATGTCAAAGCAAATACACAATATGAATAAGTTTAACAAATGATGTTTTTTTGAAACTTACAATGACAAGGCATAAAGGGACTAATTCTGTCAATGCTGAAAAACTTTTTGTTCTCTGGTCCATCTCCATATCCAAGTTTGAGAGGACAGCAGCCAATGAGAGTACTGCGAGGCCTGAGCTAAGAAGAAAGACTTCTCTGTATCCCAATTCTGTTCCTTCCTTGAAGCCAAATATAAAGGGGAAGTTGATTTTATAACGCCTCCATAGGTATATATTTGCAGAGTAAATGATCATATGCAAGACTATGTATCCAAAGAGACTGCAAAAAGAAAGATGTTCGTTAATCATGTTTCTTGACATCATTGTACCAAAAGGGGGAATACAGAGTAGTGGAATATCATCTTAGCACTTGAAATCATTAtgcaaaatcaaaatttgaggTTGCTCAATCAGACATACACACAATTATCCAAACACAGAATTATGTAATcacataataaaaattcaaatgaacGTCAACAACATACCTGTAAAGAGGAAATATGTTGTCCATATATCTAGTACGACCCTCGCTATATAGAATATTTCTTGCATGTATTAGTATAATCAGTGCCACAATGAGGGCAATTGAGCAGCCAGTAAACAGTCCTGACATATAATACAGTCAAGTGTCAGTGAGAGAAATTATACTGAAAATGGTTTATTTCTAATCATAGTACTGAGACACAATGAAGGAATAGAAATTTCATTGAGCATAAATGAACCAGGGGAGGATTGCATACATGATAGTTACTGCATTTAAACTTGTTACTTGAGCAGAACTAAATAGATATTACTACATatcaattttactttttctttgaaCTGCACCTTGATTattgttcaatgttcaccatAATACAAATGCACCTCAAGATttgcaacaattttttaaaattcaaccaCTTCTTGGTGCCCTTACCCAATAAGAATGTAATTCTATGCCGCTCCTTCTTAGCAGTTGGTCTCAATGTGTTCATTCCCTTTCTGTGATTCCCATTTGCAAAGTGCTTAATGAAGGCATGTTCCACCCTTTCCATGAGCCTATTGACCTGTAAAGTACATGATGGACCCGGGCAGCAGCATTTTGGGTTTAAAAGACAACTTTTGATTAATTGAAAGAATATAAAAGAATTGATTTTAAGATAGAACCTCATCTGAGCTTCCAACATATGAACTGTCCACCATCTTTAAGTAATCCTTTGATGCATTCCTTGAACTAACCTGCAAATTGCAATGGTATTAGTCAGATAACACCAAACTTAAAACATTACAACCAATGATCGTCATTCAAATCATATATATGAGACCTTGTCATACTTCTTCATGATTTTTGAGAATGCCAACAAGTTTAAGAAGCTGCATACCAACCAAGCATAAAGATTATTAGCCTTGAAAAACATAATCAAGCTCTCTTCAGTTTTCACTATTTAGTTAATAAAGGAAGGGGGAAACTATGTCACCTATAGCTTTTTAGAAGCCGAAGCTTATTATAGAATTCCTTTAAGGCTATGCTTATTTGTTCCTCAGCTTTCCTGAGCTCTTTCTTGCTAAATGACTGGTCAGATTTTGAACTTGAGAGAAGCCCTTTTATGGTTGACAAAGGAGTTTCTGGTGTGGTCATGTTGATCTTCACGTGATCAAGGGTCTCCAATGAAGCAGGTCTAAAGGCCCCAACAGAAGTCTTAGAAGTGGTTTGTTCCTCATAATTTCCACTTCCATTTTCCAAATGCGTTCCATTGCTCATCTCAACTTCATGAATCACATCCATGTGCACACGTGAGAGACCTTCAAAATGTCAATAGACCCTTTAGATTGTAACTCCTCAACATAAAAATTGCTTAGAATTTTCATGTTGTATGCTCATTTGTATAAATCAAAAGAATTTCCTTAATAATGATCATATTTCTTCGTCTACTGAAATGGAGAAACGAAGACAGAACAAAGAACATTGTCTGGCTTACCAGTTTTTGCATCAtttatatcatgattcatgGAAAATGAAGTTGAGATCCCATTGCTACCAAGATTTCTGAACCCCACATTGTCCACCTTTATTCTAAGAGCAATCAGAGCATTCATTTGCTTACTCAACTCCTCTGCCTCCTCAACCATTCCATTCACCATTTTCTTGTAGAAGCTATTCACCTTATTAAACTCATGATCAAGTTTCTTGAAAAACACAAGATCTTGTTCTGCCCCTTCTTCAGAAGGCTTGAGGAACATGGTCTGATACAACCCTTCTGAGCCTTCACCCTCCTCAGCACGAACAAGTATAACTTCATCCTCACCCTTCCTAGGAGACCCTCTTTGTCTATCAGTAAGACCACTAAAGGCTCTATAGAGTGTTAACCTTCTCTTCAGAGACCCTTTTGGTGTGGATGCCATTGGTGCTGACTCGTTTAGCTCTCTAAACTTTGACATGTTTTTCAGAGCGGCTTTGAGAGAGTTGTAATCCATGTATGCTTCTTCCCATTCTGGCACCATTTGTGAGACAAATTCTTTCCCAAacttcatattttctttttttcgagTGAGACACTTGTGCTTCAGCCAAAAAGAATAAAGAGTTatagatttcaatttttaatgaaGCTTAGAGAAACATCATTTCTGAGCTGCAATGAATATAGGTTGGAGAATAATACATCTTGCATTGTTTCCGCGTAATGGGGGCATATACAGCTtgagaaattaaacaaaaaaggaaagttGACAAGAAATCTAATAAGATTTTAGGAGAGATATACTACTGAGCGCGTATATCGATATAAGGTTTTTACAGCTAAATTAATGTAAGATTAGTTTAAGGTGGTTCCAGCTAAATCAATCATTTTTGTATTTcaatcttaaatatataattacgaaggaaaatttttatcatttatattaatcttatttatctcaaataagattgtttcttataaaaaaaatccttgtaTTCTTAAATCAAAAAGAAACAGAGGAGATATTCAAGGTTCTTTTTTGTCATATAATGTCACTTACCTACTTGGTTCTCTGTGTTAATATTGC
Encoded proteins:
- the LOC114395380 gene encoding phosphate transporter PHO1 homolog 9-like, whose product is MKFGKEFVSQMVPEWEEAYMDYNSLKAALKNMSKFRELNESAPMASTPKGSLKRRLTLYRAFSGLTDRQRGSPRKGEDEVILVRAEEGEGSEGLYQTMFLKPSEEGAEQDLVFFKKLDHEFNKVNSFYKKMVNGMVEEAEELSKQMNALIALRIKVDNVGFRNLGSNGISTSFSMNHDINDAKTGLSRVHMDVIHEVEMSNGTHLENGSGNYEEQTTSKTSVGAFRPASLETLDHVKINMTTPETPLSTIKGLLSSSKSDQSFSKKELRKAEEQISIALKEFYNKLRLLKSYSFLNLLAFSKIMKKYDKVSSRNASKDYLKMVDSSYVGSSDEVNRLMERVEHAFIKHFANGNHRKGMNTLRPTAKKERHRITFLLGLFTGCSIALIVALIILIHARNILYSEGRTRYMDNIFPLYSLFGYIVLHMIIYSANIYLWRRYKINFPFIFGFKEGTELGYREVFLLSSGLAVLSLAAVLSNLDMEMDQRTKSFSALTELVPLCLVIVLLLITFCPFNIIYKSSRFFLIQCAFHCVCAPLYKVNFPENFLADQLTSQVQAFRSLEFYVCYYFWGNFKTRSNNCLKSDVYKAFYLIVAIIPFWIRCLQCFRRLLEERNTMHGLNGLKYISTVVALVLRTTNEFQRGMVWKILAATSSGIATIVNTYWDIVIDWGLLRRNSRNPWLREKLSVPNKNVYFVAMVLNVILRLAWMQSVLGIRETPILHRTALTALVTCLEILRRGIWNFFRLENEHLNNVGNYRAFKSVPLPFNYEDEEENTVI